Proteins from a single region of Haloarcula laminariae:
- a CDS encoding ROK family protein translates to MGAYAGVDLGATHIRAVIGDADGSIVASHKRDTPRGPTGIDVTEAVLDALRGACEAAGVAPSEVVASGIASFGPLDLAGGAVENPANLPDSIDRIPLVGPVENLFDTERVYLHNDANAGVIGERYYADRNPDDMAYLTISSGIGAGVAVDGKVLRGWDGNAGEVGHLTIDPHGFMTCGCGHDGHWEAYCSGENIPHYATQLHREDPVETALPIDTEGFTAADVFEYAGEDEFATHVLDQISHWNAIGVANIVHAYAPLVISIGGAVAINNPDQIMDPIRERLDDMVMSNIPDIQLTKHGDDVVVRGALASALTGGTGDKSAAR, encoded by the coding sequence ATGGGCGCATACGCTGGGGTCGACCTCGGTGCGACGCATATCAGGGCTGTCATCGGCGACGCTGACGGGTCAATCGTCGCTTCCCACAAGCGCGATACCCCGCGCGGGCCGACAGGTATCGACGTGACCGAAGCCGTCCTCGACGCCCTCAGGGGCGCGTGCGAGGCCGCCGGCGTCGCGCCGTCGGAGGTCGTCGCGTCCGGCATCGCTTCTTTCGGCCCGCTTGACCTGGCCGGCGGGGCCGTCGAGAACCCCGCGAACCTCCCCGACTCTATCGACCGCATCCCGCTCGTCGGGCCCGTCGAGAACCTTTTCGACACGGAGCGGGTCTACCTCCACAACGACGCCAACGCCGGGGTCATCGGCGAGCGCTACTACGCCGACCGGAACCCCGACGACATGGCGTATCTCACCATCTCCTCGGGTATCGGCGCCGGCGTCGCCGTCGACGGGAAGGTCTTACGCGGCTGGGACGGCAACGCAGGCGAGGTCGGGCATCTCACGATCGACCCACATGGCTTCATGACCTGTGGCTGTGGCCACGACGGCCACTGGGAGGCGTACTGTTCGGGCGAAAACATCCCACACTACGCGACACAGCTCCACCGCGAGGACCCCGTCGAAACCGCCCTCCCTATCGACACGGAGGGCTTTACCGCGGCGGACGTCTTCGAGTACGCCGGCGAGGACGAGTTCGCGACCCACGTCCTGGACCAGATTTCCCACTGGAACGCTATCGGCGTCGCCAACATCGTCCACGCCTACGCGCCGCTTGTCATCTCCATCGGCGGCGCCGTCGCCATCAACAACCCCGACCAGATCATGGACCCGATTCGGGAGCGCCTCGACGACATGGTGATGTCGAACATCCCGGACATCCAGTTGACGAAACACGGTGACGACGTCGTGGTTCGCGGGGCGCTGGCTTCGGCGCTGACCGGCGGGACCGGCGACAAGTCGGCGGCCCGCTAG
- a CDS encoding Cdc6/Cdc18 family protein, protein MDIEDRIKRRQQHDGEPRLVQDYEPLSPVTHIDEPADRGPLLERLLDHLDPVFDGKLPANAYLYGPSGVGKSAVVTALFRQLDQLPTETRTIIHTTTRAQSLASPSFVYLDTRQTTSEFAFYHAVLDALVKETVPEHGIGTDTLRARLHEELDGSRTGVVVAVDHVNEPRSASDSDLVDLFAGLPSNVSWLAIGRGRPSETELSEYTAESIRVDPYKQQMLVDVLMTRASIGLSQQAIDHDLANDIAAWADGNAHDALAALFIATHYAEHAGKSSLTGEDIAAAFKEIPRPCVSLGIVLALPANRQAVLRELVDLEAEDRSSVTATTAAIGGAENVDLSPGTVKRFLYEMAEAGVVERVQATTQGGQGRPPSRVEPRFPPTVFRRLYDLG, encoded by the coding sequence ATGGACATAGAAGACAGAATCAAGCGACGCCAGCAACACGACGGCGAGCCGCGCTTGGTTCAGGACTACGAGCCGCTGTCGCCGGTGACACACATCGACGAGCCGGCCGACAGGGGTCCGCTGCTCGAGCGGTTGCTCGACCATCTGGACCCGGTTTTCGACGGGAAGCTGCCAGCCAACGCGTATCTGTACGGGCCCAGCGGGGTCGGGAAGAGCGCCGTGGTTACGGCGCTTTTCAGACAGCTCGACCAGCTCCCGACCGAGACGCGGACGATAATCCACACGACGACGCGTGCACAGTCGCTGGCCTCGCCCTCGTTCGTCTATCTGGACACCAGACAGACCACGAGCGAGTTCGCCTTCTATCACGCGGTCCTCGACGCGCTCGTCAAGGAGACGGTCCCCGAACACGGCATCGGGACGGACACGCTGCGGGCGCGTCTCCACGAGGAACTGGACGGGTCCCGCACCGGCGTCGTCGTCGCCGTCGACCACGTCAACGAACCCCGGAGCGCCTCCGATAGCGACCTCGTCGACCTGTTTGCCGGCCTGCCGAGCAACGTGAGCTGGCTGGCCATCGGCCGGGGACGACCCTCCGAGACCGAGCTGTCCGAATACACCGCCGAGTCCATCCGCGTCGATCCGTACAAACAGCAGATGCTCGTCGACGTGTTGATGACGCGGGCCTCCATCGGCCTCTCCCAGCAGGCGATAGACCACGACCTCGCCAACGACATCGCCGCGTGGGCCGACGGGAACGCACACGACGCCCTGGCCGCGCTGTTCATCGCGACCCACTACGCCGAGCACGCCGGTAAGTCCTCGCTCACCGGCGAGGACATCGCGGCGGCGTTCAAGGAGATACCGAGACCCTGCGTGTCGCTCGGCATCGTCCTCGCGTTGCCCGCGAACAGGCAGGCGGTCCTGCGGGAACTCGTCGACCTCGAAGCGGAGGACCGGTCCTCCGTCACGGCGACTACCGCCGCGATCGGGGGCGCAGAGAACGTCGACCTGTCGCCGGGCACCGTCAAGCGGTTCCTGTACGAGATGGCCGAGGCAGGGGTCGTCGAGCGCGTGCAGGCGACGACACAGGGCGGGCAGGGTAGACCGCCCAGCCGCGTCGAGCCGAGATTCCCGCCGACGGTGTTCCGGCGGCTCTACGACCTCGGCTAG